Within the Thermosynechococcaceae cyanobacterium Okahandja genome, the region CGGCGGCGGCAGTGGCAGCAGGCTGCTAGGGTCTATGGTCTGTTGGCGGAGCCAGCGGTTCAACCCTTGGGGCGATCGCCCCGCTGGGCAGCCGTACGCCTTGCCTTTGGCTTCGTCTTGCGTTTACGGCTGGGGCCTCAGGCGCTAGCCCAGTCAAGGTAGGGCAATTGTGCCGCCACCTGATGAATCTGAGCCACATTGGCGAGCAGTTGACCGCAGGCATCCCATTGGCCAGAGATCAGCATTTGACGGGTGCTCTCGGCTATGGCCACCGCAAGGGTAAGGTCAGCCGCCCTCAGGCGCAGGTGCTCAAGGTCTAAGACAAGCTCGGTGCTGGGGGCATGCTCCAGTAGGCCTTGCAGCCGCTCAACCACCTCGGGTGCCGCCGTCACGCAGGGAATGCCCATCGCAAGGCAGTTACCCGCAAAAATTTCCGCAAAGCTCTCGCCAATAAGGGCTTGAATGCCCCAGCGGGCAATGGCTTGGGGGGCGTGCTCTCGACTGGAACCACAGCCAAAGTTGGCGTTCACCACCAGCAACCGTGCGCCTTGGTACTGGGGGGCATCAAAGGGGTGCGCTCCGGCGGCGGCTTGGCGATCGTCGGCAAAAACGTGTTCCCCTAAACCATCGAACGTGACACAGCGCAGGAATCGCGCCGGAATGATGCGATCGGTGTCAATATCATTGCCCCGCAGGGGGAGACCACGGCCGCTAATGTGCTGAATTTGGCGCATAGAATTGTATCAACAGAAAGCCTTTTTCTATCTTGCCAGATTGTGCCAAAATACGGTGGAGTTGAGTGCCTCAGCCCCCTCGCAGTGGATCGTGCATGTCTGACGTTGGAACACCGTTGGCTGCTCTCAGGCAGCACCAGTGGTTTAAGCTCATTAATGGCGCCAGCTTTCAAGATGTGGCACAGGTGTATAACTTAACCTTGGCCTACACGTTGGCGGGGGCTGATTGTATTGATGTAGCTGCCGATGTTGCCGTGATTCAGGCAGCCCTAGAGGCAATCCAGATGGCTCAGGCCTTGGGTGGGCAGCGCCCTCTCCTAATGGTGAGCATTAACGATGGTGCGGACCCCCACTTTCGCAAAGCCACGTTTGATCCACGCCGCTGCCCGGCGGAGTGTGCCCGCCCCTGTGAGCGGATTTGTCCGGCGGCAGCTATTCACGTGACCCCTGAGGGGCAAGGGGTGCTCCGCGATCGCTGTTACGGTTGTGGGCGGTGTTTACCCGTGTGCCCATTCGGCCTAATTAGCACCTACGACCAACCCGCCACGTTTGCCAACATTACGCCCCTGATTGAGCAGGGCACCGTACAAGCCCTTGAAATTCATACCCAGCCCCATCGCTACGAGGCCTTTCGCACCCTCTGGCAGCAGGTACAGCCATGGACGCGCCACCTGAGCGTCTTGGCCATTAGCTGTCCCCAGGGGGAAGGGGTGATTGGCTATTTGCAGTGGTTGAATGATCGGGTGCAACCTCTGGAGTGTGACCTAATTTGGCAGGCGGATGGCCGTCCCATGAGTGGCGATATTGGTGATGGTGCCACCCGCGCCACCATTCAATTTGGCCAAGGGATTTTAGCGGCAAATTTACCCGGATTTGTCCAGTTGGCAGGCGGCACAAATAGCCATACGGTTGCTAAACTCAGGGCAATGGGGTTATTGCCGCCAACAGCAGCCCCACGGGCGATCGCCGGTGTTGCCTACGGCAGTTATGCCCGTAAACAGTTGGCTCCCTTTCACGCCATGGCCGATCAACCATGGCAAACCGTTCCCGACATTCTTGAGGCGGCAGTTGCCGCAGCGGCTGCCCTAGTTCAACCCCTTAAATCTGTCCCGTCCCCCCTTGCACCCTATGGTTGAATTGACTGCTGGACAACGTCAGGTCACCGATGATTTGGATCAATTACTGGCCATTTTGCCACCACCCTTGGGGTATTGCCTCACCGATCATCCCCAGCGGGAAGAGCTTCTCGAAATTGTCTTAGACTTGGGTCGCCTGCCGGAAGCGAGGTTTATGCAAAGCACCCAGTACCTTGCCGAAGCGCCCGTCACCCGTGAAATGTTGCAGTACGCTGTAGCCCGGGTGGGCGAGTTCAGTGGCGATAACCGTGCGGGCATTGAGCGTACCCTCCATCGGATTAGCGCGCTGCGCAATCGCCAAGGCGCGATTATTGGTCTGACCTGTCGTGTCGGTCGGGCGGTGTTTGGCACCATTGGCATGATCCGCGATCTGGTGGAAAGTGGCCAATCGATTTTGCTATTGGGTCGCCCGGGCGTGGGTAAAACAACCGCTCTGCGGGAAATGGCGCGGGTCTTGGCGGATGACTTGCACAAGCGGGTGGTGATTATTGACACCTCCAATGAAATTGCTGGTGATGGTGATATTCCCCATCCGGCCATTGGTCGAGCGCGACGGATGCAAGTGGCGCGGCCAGAACTGCAACATCAGGTCATGATTGAGGCGGTGGAAAACCACATGCCCCAGGTGATCGTTATTGATGAAATTGGTACGGAACGGGAAGCATTGGCGGCCCGCACGATTGCCGAGCGGGGGGTACAACTCATTGGCACCGCCCACGGCAACCAAATTGAAAATCTCATTAAAAACCCCACCTTGGCGGATCTCGTGGGTGGCATCCAGTCGGTCACCCTTGGGGATGAGGAGGCGCGGCGGCGGGGGACCCAAAAAAGTGTTCTAGAGCGCAAGGCTCCCCCCACCTTTCAAATTGCCGTCGAGATGCTGGAGCGCGATCGCTGGATTGTGCACCTTGACGTGGCCGAAAGTGTTGATCTGTTGCTGCGGGGGCGCATCCCCAGCCCGGAATTACGCACCGTGGCCGCCAACGGCACCGTTGTTGTGACCCGCCCGGAACCAGAGCCGACCCCCGAGCGGGCTTCCTCGAGCCGCAGTTCATGGCGTGACAGTGGCCAAATGCAACCCCTCAGGGAGCCGCCAAAAGATCGGGCGAACTTTGCCCAACTCCTCGAAGCCACCCTCGATGCGCCTACAGTCGGCCCCAACGGTGAAGAATTGCCGCTGCACGTCTTTCCCTACGCGGTGAGCCGCCACCACCTTGAGCAAGCCATTCAGACCCTGCATCTGCCGATAGTGATTACCCGAGACATTGATCAGGCGGATGTGATTCTGACCCTAAGGTCGCACCTGAAGGGGGAAAGCAAGTTACGGCATCTGGCCCATATTCACCATTTGCCCGTCCACACCATTAAAACCAACAGCATGGCGCAGATTGTGCGGGGTCTGCGGCATCTTTTAGGCATCGAGGAGCCCCCGCCTGCGGAGGCAGCGGATTTGTCGCTGTTTAGCCCCAGCGGCAGTGATGATGAACTCGAAGCCCTTGAAGAAGCACGTCTTGCGGTCGAAGAAATTGTCCTGCCCAAAGGCCAAGCGGTAGAACTCCTCCCCCGCTCCGCCAATATTCGCCGGATGCAGCACGAACTAATTGAGCACTATCAGTTGACCTCCTGTAGCTTTGGTGAAGAACCCAATCGGCGGCTGCGAATTTATCCCAGTCGCTCCTACTAGGCTTGCTATTTTGAGCGTTGGTCACGGTGGCTCTTGCAGGGGCGCGAATATTTGATAATGATTCCCAACCATGGGCAGAACTTATAATTGAGGGATAGGCCACTAAAAACTGAGGAGCAGTTTATGCGCCCCTACCTTAAATTTGCGGTGGCGGTGGCGATCGCTGCCACAGGCGTGAATGCCGCCCCCATCCCTAGCACGGCTCAATCCGTAACCCCAATTGGTAATCTGCGGGCATTCCAAGGAATTACCATTCAAGGCACCATTCGCAGTGTTGTGGGCAATAAGTTTATCCTTGATGACGGCACCGGCCAAGTCATTGTTGATGCGGGTCCCTCTTGGTATCATCAGCTTAACTTGCGCGAAGGGGAAACGGTCACTGTCGTTGGCAAGCAGGGTCGGCACGATTTCGATGCCTTTCAGATTACCCGTGCCAATGGCGAAGTGACGCAAATTCGTCCGTCAATGGGGCCGCCGCCTTGGTCAGGTCGTTACCAGCGACAGCAACCCCAGACAGTTCGCTAGGGGGAATGACCTAGACCTCAATCGGTTCCAAATTAAACAGGGTTTGTAGGGTCTGCATTGCCCGTTGACGACTTTCTAGATCCCGTTGGGATTGCAGTTGCACCGTGGGGTCATGGAGGATCTTGTTGATGATGGTTCGCGTCATGGCCTCGATGACCCCTTGGTGCTTATCGCCAAACTCGCTACCGAGCCGTGAGAGGGCTTTTTCTAGCTCTTGGGTGCGGATGGACTCCATCTTCTCCCGCAGGCAGCGAATGGTGGGAATGGTTTCTAGGGCGTGCCACCAAGCGAGGAAGGCATCGAGTTCTTTTTCGAGAATGACCTCGGCTTCTTGAGCCAATTGACGGCGAGCTTCTTGGTTTTGGGCAACAACGGCTTCGAGATCATCCACATTGTAAAGTTGCACTGCCGCCAGTTCTGTGACGTTGGCGTGGACATTGCGGGGCACGGAAATATCAATAATGGACAGGGGGCGATCGCCCGTGAGCACCGCACCCAAGTTATCGCGGTCCAGCAGGGGTTGGGTGGCCGCCGTACCGGTAAAAATCAAATCCATTGCCGCTACAATGGGCAGTAAATCCGTCATTGTAAACAGTTCAAAGCGCACATCCGGAAACTGCTGCGCCAACTCTTGGGCACGCTCTAGGGAGCGGTTAACAATACTCAGTTCCTTCACGCCCCGGGCAATCAAGTGCTGCACCACCAGTCGCGACATTTTACCGGCACCCACAATGGCAATGCGGCACTCTTGGAGGTTGGGCAGCCGCAGATCCGCTAGCTCCACCGCCGCTGAACTAATCGAGACGGCACCGGTGCCAATGCTGGTTTCGGTACGCACCCGCTTTCCGGCAGCGATCGCCCCGGTAAAGAGGCGATTGAGAATAGAGCCAAGAGCCTTATACTGCTGCCCCAACTGGTGACAGCGCTTGACTTGCGAGAGAATTTGACCTTCGCCAATCACCAAACTATCTAGGCCAGAGGCCACCCGCATTAGATGCATCACCGCATCTTGGTGTAGCAAAATAAACAGGAAGGGGCGCAACTGCCGCAGGGGAATATGACTCCACTCACTGAGGAACTGATGCACCTCTCGCACCCCGGCTTCGGTATCACTGGCAACGATGTAGATTTCCAGCCGATTACAGGTGCTAAGGATGGTTGCTTCTTGGATATGGGCGTAGCCGCACAGGTGATGTAGTGCCCGCTCCCGCACCTCCTCCGGGACACTTAGTTTTTCGCGTACATCCACCGGGGCAGTTTTATGGCTTAATCCAATGACAGCAATGTTCATAGGGATGTGTTCTCGTGGTTTCTAGCGGCAACTCCATAGATTGTTGTATCAAGATTCTTGAACCGCCTTCACGCTTGTTTGCAAGTCTTTACCTTTTTTCCGCTTAGTAATCAACCCCGAACTCTGGCTCAGGGCCGTGGCAGATGACCTGCCCCCAATTGGGCGACCCGTTGGCCACAATAGAGAAAACCGGCACAAGGGAAATGGCCATGACAGTTGAACTGGTTGCTAAGCTAAGCGATGCCGTTATTTCTGCCCAGCAGGGAGCGCAGCGCCAATTAGAACTAACCCTGACGGCACAGCGGCAGCAGCAGGAACGCGCCCCCCTCAATCTTTGCCTAATTTTGGATCACAGTGGTTCGATGGCGGGGGAGCCACTGGCCACGGTGAAGCGGGCGGCTCAGTCTTTAGTGGATCGGCTGACAAGGGAGGATCGCCTTGCGGTGGTTGCCTTCGATCACCAGGCAAAGGTGTTGGTGCCTAACCAAGTGGTGCAGGATAAGGAAGCCATCAAGGCCAAAATTGCCACCCTCGAAGCGGGCGGTGGCACCGCCATTGATCAGGGGATGAAACTGGGACTCGAGCAACTGGCCCAGGGCAAACAGGGCAGGATTTCCCAAGCGTTTTTACTTACCGATGGCGAGAATGAACACGGCAACAACACGCGCTGCCTAGAGTTGGCCAAGCTGGCAGCAGAGTACAACATTACGCTGAACACCCTCGGGTTTGGGGTGCATTGGAACCAAGATGTGCTCGAGCAAATTGCCGATGCGGCCACGGGGCGGCTGGTTTTTATTGAATACGCCGAGCAGGCGATCGCCAGTTTCCAAGCCCTCTTTCAGCACATTCGTACCGTTGACGTTACCAATGCTCACGTCCTTTTAACCCTAAGTCCTGCGGCGCAACTGGCGGAGTTCAAACCCATCACCCAAGTGGCACCCGACACCATTGAGCTAAGCTATGAACCCGAAGGCCCAGATCAGTACACCATTCGGGTGGGGGATCTATCGGCCACGATTAAGCGCACCCTCTTGATTACCCTCTATACCCAACCCCTGCCGGTGGGCAGTCACGTGATCGGCACCGTGCAGGTACGTTACGACGATCCGGTGCGCCAACGCTCAGGTCTGCTATCGGAGCGGGTGCCC harbors:
- a CDS encoding VWA domain-containing protein, whose translation is MTVELVAKLSDAVISAQQGAQRQLELTLTAQRQQQERAPLNLCLILDHSGSMAGEPLATVKRAAQSLVDRLTREDRLAVVAFDHQAKVLVPNQVVQDKEAIKAKIATLEAGGGTAIDQGMKLGLEQLAQGKQGRISQAFLLTDGENEHGNNTRCLELAKLAAEYNITLNTLGFGVHWNQDVLEQIADAATGRLVFIEYAEQAIASFQALFQHIRTVDVTNAHVLLTLSPAAQLAEFKPITQVAPDTIELSYEPEGPDQYTIRVGDLSATIKRTLLITLYTQPLPVGSHVIGTVQVRYDDPVRQRSGLLSERVPLTVEAVADHRPTVDPQVQQSILAVEKYRKTQLAETKLQSGDTVGAATFLQSAAKTALQMGDAEAAKVLEESATELQQQSALSEAARKRTRIASKTVLSNSPPSA
- a CDS encoding 3-isopropylmalate dehydratase small subunit, whose product is MRQIQHISGRGLPLRGNDIDTDRIIPARFLRCVTFDGLGEHVFADDRQAAAGAHPFDAPQYQGARLLVVNANFGCGSSREHAPQAIARWGIQALIGESFAEIFAGNCLAMGIPCVTAAPEVVERLQGLLEHAPSTELVLDLEHLRLRAADLTLAVAIAESTRQMLISGQWDACGQLLANVAQIHQVAAQLPYLDWASA
- a CDS encoding AAA family ATPase, yielding MVELTAGQRQVTDDLDQLLAILPPPLGYCLTDHPQREELLEIVLDLGRLPEARFMQSTQYLAEAPVTREMLQYAVARVGEFSGDNRAGIERTLHRISALRNRQGAIIGLTCRVGRAVFGTIGMIRDLVESGQSILLLGRPGVGKTTALREMARVLADDLHKRVVIIDTSNEIAGDGDIPHPAIGRARRMQVARPELQHQVMIEAVENHMPQVIVIDEIGTEREALAARTIAERGVQLIGTAHGNQIENLIKNPTLADLVGGIQSVTLGDEEARRRGTQKSVLERKAPPTFQIAVEMLERDRWIVHLDVAESVDLLLRGRIPSPELRTVAANGTVVVTRPEPEPTPERASSSRSSWRDSGQMQPLREPPKDRANFAQLLEATLDAPTVGPNGEELPLHVFPYAVSRHHLEQAIQTLHLPIVITRDIDQADVILTLRSHLKGESKLRHLAHIHHLPVHTIKTNSMAQIVRGLRHLLGIEEPPPAEAADLSLFSPSGSDDELEALEEARLAVEEIVLPKGQAVELLPRSANIRRMQHELIEHYQLTSCSFGEEPNRRLRIYPSRSY
- a CDS encoding OB-fold nucleic acid binding domain-containing protein translates to MRPYLKFAVAVAIAATGVNAAPIPSTAQSVTPIGNLRAFQGITIQGTIRSVVGNKFILDDGTGQVIVDAGPSWYHQLNLREGETVTVVGKQGRHDFDAFQITRANGEVTQIRPSMGPPPWSGRYQRQQPQTVR
- a CDS encoding 4Fe-4S binding protein, which encodes MSDVGTPLAALRQHQWFKLINGASFQDVAQVYNLTLAYTLAGADCIDVAADVAVIQAALEAIQMAQALGGQRPLLMVSINDGADPHFRKATFDPRRCPAECARPCERICPAAAIHVTPEGQGVLRDRCYGCGRCLPVCPFGLISTYDQPATFANITPLIEQGTVQALEIHTQPHRYEAFRTLWQQVQPWTRHLSVLAISCPQGEGVIGYLQWLNDRVQPLECDLIWQADGRPMSGDIGDGATRATIQFGQGILAANLPGFVQLAGGTNSHTVAKLRAMGLLPPTAAPRAIAGVAYGSYARKQLAPFHAMADQPWQTVPDILEAAVAAAAALVQPLKSVPSPLAPYG
- a CDS encoding glutamyl-tRNA reductase, with protein sequence MNIAVIGLSHKTAPVDVREKLSVPEEVRERALHHLCGYAHIQEATILSTCNRLEIYIVASDTEAGVREVHQFLSEWSHIPLRQLRPFLFILLHQDAVMHLMRVASGLDSLVIGEGQILSQVKRCHQLGQQYKALGSILNRLFTGAIAAGKRVRTETSIGTGAVSISSAAVELADLRLPNLQECRIAIVGAGKMSRLVVQHLIARGVKELSIVNRSLERAQELAQQFPDVRFELFTMTDLLPIVAAMDLIFTGTAATQPLLDRDNLGAVLTGDRPLSIIDISVPRNVHANVTELAAVQLYNVDDLEAVVAQNQEARRQLAQEAEVILEKELDAFLAWWHALETIPTIRCLREKMESIRTQELEKALSRLGSEFGDKHQGVIEAMTRTIINKILHDPTVQLQSQRDLESRQRAMQTLQTLFNLEPIEV